One region of candidate division KSB1 bacterium genomic DNA includes:
- a CDS encoding rhomboid family intramembrane serine protease: MFPIQDTVAKRYPPTVTWLLILVNAVVFLYQVSLPPPLQESFIHTFALVPARFFGSMAVLRPPEGWSDYLPFLSNIFLHGGWLHLILNMWTLWIFAPAVEDRLGSLVFLLFYLVCGIAASLAHALVNASSTVPALGASGAIAGIIGCYVRLFPFARLVTLVPILFFPVFIEIYAIFYAFFWFITQIIPGLFSLLVPASEGGIAWWAHIGGFVAGWMLAPTIRKPARSYRRFYDDEGCYGFFPNGCR; encoded by the coding sequence ATGTTTCCGATTCAAGACACGGTCGCCAAGCGTTACCCGCCGACGGTCACTTGGCTTTTGATCCTCGTAAACGCCGTGGTTTTTCTTTATCAGGTCTCCCTGCCGCCGCCGCTTCAAGAGAGCTTTATTCATACCTTCGCTCTGGTTCCGGCGCGCTTTTTCGGCAGCATGGCAGTGCTTAGACCGCCGGAGGGCTGGTCGGATTACCTGCCGTTTCTCTCCAACATTTTTCTGCACGGCGGTTGGCTGCACTTGATTCTGAATATGTGGACGTTATGGATTTTCGCCCCCGCCGTCGAAGATCGTCTGGGTTCGCTCGTCTTTCTGCTCTTTTACCTGGTTTGCGGTATCGCCGCTTCGCTGGCGCACGCGCTGGTCAATGCGTCGTCGACCGTGCCCGCCCTCGGCGCTTCCGGCGCCATTGCCGGCATCATCGGCTGCTATGTACGCCTGTTTCCCTTTGCCCGGCTGGTGACGCTCGTGCCGATCTTGTTCTTTCCGGTCTTTATCGAAATCTATGCGATCTTTTATGCCTTTTTCTGGTTCATCACCCAGATCATCCCCGGCTTGTTTTCTCTGCTGGTTCCGGCCTCCGAAGGCGGCATCGCCTGGTGGGCGCACATCGGCGGCTTTGTCGCCGGCTGGATGTTGGCGCCGACGATCCGCAAACCGGCGCGCAGCTATCGGCGCTTTTATGACGATGAAGGGTGTTACGGATTCTTTCCGAACGGCTGTCGATAA
- a CDS encoding ATP-dependent Clp protease proteolytic subunit has product MGAMDIFWIFFMISSLQPVLQRRYLDAMRMRKIAMIEKMRGSRVILLVHRQETMRLLGFPLMRYIDVNDSEEVLRAIQMTDEDVPLDIVLHTPGGLVLASLQIARAIQAHKGKVTVFVPHYAMSGGTLIALAADEIVMCRHSVLGPIDPQIGQFPAASFLKVVEQKPISEVDDQTLIMADVARKAIQQLETEVSRLLCKHMPEDAARALATKLATGTWTHDYPISADEAKALGLPVSTDMPTEILQLMTLYPQPVRHQGAGVEYLPVPRQGRSQNP; this is encoded by the coding sequence ATGGGAGCTATGGACATTTTTTGGATTTTCTTTATGATTTCATCCCTGCAGCCGGTGCTGCAGCGGCGCTATCTCGACGCCATGCGCATGCGCAAAATCGCCATGATCGAAAAGATGCGCGGCTCGCGCGTCATTCTATTGGTGCATCGACAGGAGACCATGCGGCTGTTGGGTTTTCCGCTGATGCGCTACATCGATGTGAACGATTCGGAAGAAGTGCTGCGCGCCATTCAGATGACCGACGAAGATGTGCCGTTGGATATTGTTCTGCATACGCCGGGCGGCTTGGTGCTTGCCTCGCTGCAGATAGCCCGCGCAATTCAGGCGCATAAAGGCAAGGTGACCGTCTTTGTACCGCACTATGCCATGTCGGGAGGGACCCTCATCGCCCTGGCGGCCGATGAGATCGTCATGTGCCGACACTCTGTTCTGGGGCCGATCGATCCGCAGATCGGACAATTCCCGGCAGCTTCCTTTCTCAAAGTGGTCGAGCAGAAACCGATCTCCGAGGTCGACGACCAGACCCTGATCATGGCGGACGTGGCGCGCAAAGCGATTCAGCAGCTCGAAACCGAGGTGAGCCGACTGCTGTGCAAGCATATGCCGGAAGACGCCGCCCGCGCGCTGGCAACCAAGCTGGCCACCGGCACCTGGACGCACGATTACCCCATTTCCGCCGATGAAGCCAAAGCGCTTGGACTGCCGGTCAGCACCGACATGCCGACCGAGATCCTGCAGCTGATGACGCTCTATCCCCAGCCCGTGCGGCATCAGGGCGCCGGCGTCGAGTATTTGCCGGTTCCCCGCCAGGGCAGGAGTCAAAATCCGTGA